The Methanosphaera sp. BMS genome contains a region encoding:
- a CDS encoding helix-turn-helix domain-containing protein, with protein sequence MEDSMGMRIKYLRQKHNFTQREVGEFLDISQSLLAKVESNERNLDITKILKLCDLFNVSEEYLIFGKGNYDKNTIAFRKDNKSINLKTIARMNRIINNLKYMKELYEENYTDD encoded by the coding sequence ATGGAAGATAGCATGGGTATGAGAATAAAATACTTAAGACAAAAGCATAATTTTACTCAACGGGAAGTAGGTGAATTCTTAGATATCAGTCAAAGCCTACTGGCAAAGGTAGAATCAAATGAAAGAAACTTGGACATTACAAAAATATTAAAACTATGTGATTTATTCAATGTTTCAGAAGAATATTTAATATTTGGCAAAGGAAATTATGATAAAAACACTATAGCATTCAGAAAGGATAACAAATCCATCAATTTAAAAACAATAGCACGAATGAATAGAATAATCAATAATCTTAAATATATGAAAGAATTGTATGAGGAGAATTATACGGATGATTAA
- a CDS encoding RNA-guided endonuclease TnpB family protein: protein MYKSFVVRIYPDEVQESFFINQFGCCRFVFNTFLDAKKTVYSDNGEYLSFYDCSTMLTELKKSKTWLKRVDSQALIESLKNLENAFDRFFKHLNKYPRYKSKYNPVQSYKTNNINNNIRIEGKRIRLPKVGWIRFRTHQKISGKIQSVTVKQKASGKYFVSILCKDVTRHVFKINNRSCGIDLGISRFVTINTGEIIHFPQQNKIIQLDKKIQRLQRKLSKKEIGSKNYNKIKKKIALAYEKRHNILDYHFYKIAQRLTEKYHVISMETLNIKGMLKNSRLSRSIQEKSWHMFIRILEQKAYEHGRKLIHIDQWYPSSKTCNNCKYHKEDLTLNNRTWTCPHCGNRHDRDINAAKNIHHEGLKIINQIQY, encoded by the coding sequence ATGTATAAGAGTTTTGTTGTTCGTATTTATCCTGATGAGGTTCAGGAGAGTTTTTTTATTAATCAGTTTGGTTGTTGCCGTTTTGTTTTTAACACTTTTCTGGATGCTAAAAAGACAGTATACTCAGATAATGGAGAGTATTTGTCTTTTTATGATTGTTCGACTATGTTGACTGAGTTGAAGAAGTCTAAGACGTGGTTAAAACGAGTTGATTCACAAGCTTTGATTGAATCGTTGAAAAATTTAGAAAATGCTTTTGACAGATTTTTTAAACACCTTAACAAGTATCCACGCTATAAAAGTAAATATAATCCAGTACAATCTTATAAAACCAATAATATCAATAACAACATCAGAATTGAAGGTAAACGTATTCGTCTTCCCAAGGTAGGTTGGATACGATTTCGTACACATCAAAAGATATCCGGCAAAATACAATCTGTCACTGTTAAACAAAAAGCATCCGGTAAATATTTTGTATCTATTTTATGTAAAGATGTCACAAGACATGTTTTTAAGATTAATAATCGCAGTTGTGGTATAGATTTGGGAATATCACGTTTTGTCACAATAAACACGGGCGAAATAATACATTTCCCACAACAAAACAAGATCATACAATTAGACAAGAAAATACAAAGATTACAAAGAAAACTATCCAAAAAAGAAATTGGCAGCAAAAACTACAATAAAATCAAAAAGAAGATAGCCTTAGCATATGAAAAAAGACATAACATACTAGACTATCATTTCTATAAGATAGCACAACGATTAACAGAAAAATATCACGTAATCTCTATGGAAACACTAAACATTAAAGGCATGCTAAAAAACAGCAGACTATCACGAAGTATACAAGAAAAATCCTGGCACATGTTCATCAGAATACTAGAACAAAAAGCATACGAACACGGACGAAAACTAATACACATAGACCAATGGTACCCATCCAGCAAAACATGCAACAACTGTAAATACCACAAAGAAGACCTAACACTAAACAACCGAACATGGACATGCCCCCATTGTGGTAATAGACATGATAGGGACATTAATGCTGCTAAAAATATACATCATGAAGGATTAAAAATAATTAATCAAATACAATATTGA
- a CDS encoding ImmA/IrrE family metallo-endopeptidase, whose product MINSEYHFEMNEEANKCRREWFIDENVPIDIFAVAENKIKNLTIVFMDMGDEVSGASSKFDDETVIFINSTQTYARQRFNLGHEIYHLRFDEGLVTCLNESNDKIEKKADQFASCLLLPHGALSYYEQVNNITEWTIDEIIHAEQYFQISHHALMWRLRNLEKITYNQYNKYKNNPVNNVRKLGYNTKLYEPYTQGNTTDGNYIYLLNTLYEDDIISFAKRDELLLDAFCEDKVWKD is encoded by the coding sequence ATGATTAACTCGGAATATCATTTTGAAATGAATGAAGAGGCAAATAAATGCAGACGCGAATGGTTTATAGATGAAAATGTACCAATAGACATATTCGCTGTGGCAGAAAATAAAATAAAAAACCTGACAATAGTGTTTATGGATATGGGCGATGAGGTAAGTGGTGCTTCAAGCAAATTTGATGATGAAACGGTAATATTTATTAATTCCACCCAGACATATGCAAGACAACGATTTAACCTTGGTCATGAAATATATCATCTGAGATTTGATGAAGGATTAGTCACATGCCTAAATGAAAGCAATGATAAGATTGAAAAGAAAGCAGATCAGTTTGCATCATGTCTACTGCTTCCTCATGGAGCTTTAAGCTATTATGAACAGGTAAACAATATAACAGAATGGACGATTGATGAAATAATACATGCAGAGCAATACTTCCAAATTAGCCACCATGCATTAATGTGGAGACTTAGAAATTTAGAAAAAATCACATACAACCAGTATAATAAATACAAAAATAACCCGGTAAACAATGTACGCAAACTTGGATATAATACGAAACTATACGAGCCATACACACAAGGCAATACTACAGATGGAAACTATATATACTTATTAAATACATTGTATGAGGATGATATAATCTCATTTGCAAAACGAGATGAACTATTACTAGATGCATTCTGTGAAGATAAGGTATGGAAAGATTAA